In the candidate division WOR-1 bacterium RIFOXYB2_FULL_36_35 genome, GGCTTTTGATATGATGCCGCAGGAACTTGTGGATATTTTAAAGGAAGCAAGTCAAAAAGGCAAACTAGAAGAGGTGTCAGAAAACATTGCACGTTTAATGTGTATTCTATTTAGTTTCATATTTGATGAAAGCAAGTTTGATCCTGATGAGAAAAATATAAATGCAGTGGGGCTTTTTCAACTTGAGTTGATTACAGCTAAAAATACATACCCTAAAATAGCAGATAAAAACAACCTTACTTTCGCAGATTTAGAAAACCCGGAAATAAACATGATGATAGGATTTAAGCTTATTTTAGATTATTTTAAGAGATTCAATGTAGAGGAAGGAGAAATTCTAACAGCAGAAAAATTTGCAAATATAGACATGTGGGGTTCTATGGGACTTGTTACTGCCGCATATATGATAGGGCCAACAAAGGTTACCAAAGATCCTGATAAATATCGCAAGGGGGGGCCTGCTTGCCAAAGAAGACGCGCAATGGCCCAAGACTATTTTCAATTTCAAAGCCCTGATATTATTGCAACAATTCAAAGGGCATTTCCAACACAAGAAAATTACAACGATAAAATCGCGTCCAAACCTCTTGTATCTATAATACAATAAAAAAATAAGGTGAAACTTTTATAAAATCTTGGCGAGATTCTCTCATGATAAGCAGTTGTACGCTAAATCAAATCTTATACGCACCAATATCAGTGGATCGGACACCTCTTCCATCATATAATCATAAGGATAAAATAGAAGTATTAAAAGGTATAAAAGAATTTTTAGAGGATAATCCAGATGAAACCTTAGTAATAGGAAATACACAATTCAGTTATGATAAAAACAAAAAAATCATAAAAATAATTATAAAATTAAGTGTTGGGAAAAAGATAAAAATAGAAGCGGGCTCAAACTCATTTCTTCCAGATAGTGTTCAATCTTTTTTTGAAAATTTGAGATCCAACAGGATAGAGAAAAAGAGTCTTCTGTCTATTCTTGATAAAATATCTCAAGGTTTAGAAAATAGCGGAACCAGAGATATGCCTTCATTTTTTGAAAAAATTCTGCATCGCAATGCTATCGATGTAATAAAAACAGTAGAAAGAAAACCTTCGTCAAAACAACTAAACATTATTTACTCAAAACCCATTGATTAACCCCGATATTGTCAGAATCCCAAAAACCTCCCGTACCTACCCACCAGATTCTTCTTTAGTTGGGGAGCTTTTTCAAGATGGGGATCTGCAATCAAATAATTAAACGCAGCCTCGCGCGCAAGATGCAAAATCTTTTCATCTCTTACAATATCGGCCATTCTAAATTCAGGAAGACCCGATTGTCTTACCCCACAAAAATCTCCCGGGCCTCGAAGCCGTAAATCAACTTCAGCAATTTTAAAACCGTCATTGGAATCGATCATCGCCTTTATCCTGATCCTTGCATCTTTACTCTTTGGCTCCCCCATTAAAAAACAGAAAGACTCGTGTGCCCCTCTTCCTATTCTCCCCCGCAACTGGTGAAGTTGGGATAAACCAAATCTCTCAGAATGTTCAATAACCATTATTGAAGCATTAGGAATATCAATTCCCACTTCAATAACAGTCGTTGAAACAAGAAGTTGAATTTTATTGTTACGAAACTCCCACATTATCCGCTCTTTTTCACTCTGTTTCATCTTCCCATGAATAAGACCTATTTTAAATTCGGGAAAAATATCTCTTTGTAAATATTCTGACTCTTCTACTGCTGCCTTTAAATCGCTCTTTTCTGTCTCTTTCACCAAAGGACAAACAACAAAAACCTGCCTCCCCTCTTTGATTTTCGTCCTTATAAATTCGTAGGAATTTCTACGTTTTGAATTAGAAACATAGTAAGTCTTAACCGGCTGTCTTCCGGGCGGCATTTCATCAATAATCGATCGGTCAAGATCTCCATAGAGTATAAGTGCAAGTGATCGGGGAATCGGAGTCGCAGTCATAAAGAGAAGATCGGGATGTACAAACATAAGATTTTGGGCCATTCCTTTATTTCCCAATTCCGCCCTTTGCAATACACCAAAACGATGCTGTTCATCAATTACAACCAGTCCAAGTTTTTTAAATTTAATCTCCTTTTGAATCAAAGCATGAGTCCCCACCACAAGATCTGCTTCTATCAAGCCTTTTCTTTCTTTGGATTGGGTGGACCCTGTTAACAATTGGATCGAAAATGATCGTTGTGACGTGATTAATTTTGAGATCTTTTCATAATGTTGCTGCGCTAAAATTTCTGTAGGAGCCATAATGGCTACCTGATAACCGTTTTTTATTGTTACATAAGCTGCCATTGCCGCAATAACCGTCTTCCCTGAACCGACATCTCCCTGAATCAGGCGATTCATCGGTCTATCTTTGCTCATATCTTCCAAGATTTCATCCAAAACCTTTTCTTGCGCCTTTGTCAGTTTAAAAGGCAAGGAAAAATCTGACAAAAGTTCTTTATTGGAATCAAACTTTATTCCATTTAAAGTTTTAATCTCTCTTTTTCGACTGCCCAATCCGATCTGAAAGACAAAAAAGTCCTCAAATATCATTCTCCTTTTTGCCTCTTCAACTATTCTCAAATCTTGAGGGAAATGGAGATTTTGGACTGCATCCAATATACTGATAAGCCTGTTTTTTTTTAATATCTCTTCCGGCAAAGGTTCTTTTATTTGATCAAGATACTGATCAAGCGAGGTTCTAATAATCTTCCGTATACTCTTTGCAAAAAGTCCTTCTGTCAAATTATAAACAGGAACTATCGACAAAGGTTCTCCCGTATCAAGCTCCCAGTAATGGGGTAAAACCTGCATACAACCTTCAAATTGATTAAATTCAAGCTTGCCTGAAACTATAAGTTTTGTGTTTTGTGTAAAGAGTTTCAAAAGGAACGGTTGGTTAAAAAAAATAATTCTTATGGATCCGGAAGAATCATTCAATGTAATTTTTAAAATTTGCATCCTTCCGGGCTTTTTCTGGCTTTCAATATTTATAATCCTCCCATTTATCAAAACTTTATCGCTTGGGGTTTTAAGGGAAGCTATAGAATCAAAATTACGTCTGTCTTCATAATCACGAGGGAAATAATAAATTAAATCTTCGATGGTATGAATACCAAGTTTGGAAAGTATTTTAGCAAATAGGGGTCCTACACCCTTTAAATATTGTACCGGAGTAGAAATATCTTTTTTGAAACCTTGATCCCTATCTTGACCCCTCATTTGATTGACATTTTATCACAATTCCAGTAAAATAAAGAAACTATGGCAAAAAAGTGTTTCATATGCGAAAAAAAACCTGGGAGCGGCGAAAATGTAAGCCACAGCAACAAAAAAACAAAACGCCGCTGGCTGCCAAACCTTCAAAAAATTCGAATCATGGTGGATGGCAAAAAGTGTACTGAGTACGTTTGTACAAAGTGTATAAAAGCCGACAAGATCAAAAAAGCCGCATAAATCTCTCTTATTTTAAAACAAAAGCCCTTTCCACAAACTTAATCATAGAAAGGGCTTAGGTGAAAAATTAATCCACCCTAGTTAAAATATTTTTTCAGCTTTTGGACGTGCTTCGTTAACAGTGATTTCACGACCACCCAAAGAAAAACCATTCATTGCCTGAATTGCTTTGTCCATATCTTCATCATTAACATCAACAAAAGCAAATCCGCGAGAACGGCCATCTCGAGAGACAACCCTAGCACTAATAACAGAGCAAACCTCACCAAACTTAGCCTCTAACTCCTCTGAAGTTACAGACCAGGGTAAATTCCCTACGAACAAACTCTTAGCCATCTTTCACCTCTCTACATAAACAAAAACAAGGTATTTTACCTTGTCTCTAATGACGATATGCTATCATAAACCGACAGCTACACGAAACATTAGCTCGACCTTCTTGATATAATAATAATATATCAATTTTATCATGTCAAACATTTTTGACGTTTTTGATATTCGACAGAAAATTCCCGCAAATAGTCGTTTATAAGCTATAATTATTAATATATGCCATTTTTGCCCATAGATAAATCAGAAATAAAAGGCCAGCTTGATATAATAATAGTAACAGGAGATGCTTATATCGATCATCCAAGTTTTGGACCTGTCGTTATTGCAAGAAACCTGGAGGCTCATGGTTTTTCCGTAGGAATAATTGCCCAACCTAATTGGAAAGAGGATAAAGATTTTCTTAAACTTGGAAAACCCCGTATTTTTTTTGGTATTGCCGCTGGTAATCTCGATTCGATGGTCGCTAATTATACTGCCGACAACAAAATTCGTAGAACAGACATGTATACACCGGATAATAAAGGGGGGAAACGCCCCGACAGAGCAACGATTGTTTATACAAACAAAATAAAACAACTATTTCCCGATTCAATGGTTATTTTGGGCGGCGTTGAAGCAAGTTTAAGACGTTTTGCTCATTATGATTATTGGTCAAACAAAGTTAGAAGATCAATTCTGTTTGATTCAAAAGCTGATTTAATCGTTTATGGCATGGGAGAAAATGCAATTGTAGAAGTTGCAAACGTAAGAGGTCAAAATCTTGAACTCTTACATTTGTCAAATACCGCAATCATTTTAAAAGATATAAGCCAATTAAAAGAATATCTCATACTCCCTTCTTTTGAAGAGGTTTCTACCGATAAAAAGAAATATGTCGAAGCTTTTAAACTTTATTATCTGGAAGGAAGAAAGAGATACCCAAGAATAATAGTTCAGCCATGTCAAGGACGATATCTTGTAGTATTCCCTCCCCAAGTTATGACAAGCCATGAATTAGAAACTGTTTTTAAACTTCCTTACATGTATGAAGCCCACCCCAGCTACAAAGATCACAAAATACCAGCCTGGGATTTTGTAAAATTTTCAACAATATCACACAGAGGATGTTTTGGAGGATGTTCTTTTTGCGCGATATCGCAGCATCAGGGAAAGTATATTGTAAGCCGCAGTCAAAAGTCCATTGAGGATGAAGTAAAAAACATAATCATGAAGAGAAAAGATTTTAGGGGAACTATTTTAGATATTGGAGGGCCAACTGCAAATATGTACATGATGGAGTGCTCAAAAAAAGAAGGCTGTACCCGTGCAAGTTGCATATATCCTGCAATATGTCCACATCTAAAAAACTCGCACAAGCCGCTTATTAACCTATTAAAAAGCGTAAGAAATATTCCAGGAGTAAAACATCTCTTTTCAAACTCAGGGATCCGCTATGATCTTGCAATGCAGGATCCTGAATATATAAAAGAACTGGTAGAGCATCATGTAAGTGGGCAACTTTCTGTTGCGCCGGAACATGTTTGTGAAGAAGTTTTGCTGACAATGGGAAAACCAGGTGTAGAAAAATTCGAATCGTTTAAAAAAGAATTTGACAAAATATCAAAACAATCGGAGAAAAAACAATACTTAATACCTTATTTTATAGCCTCACATCCCGGGGCAACACTTGAACACGCATTGAAATTAGCGCTTTTCTTAAAGAAAAACCATATGAAGATAGAACAGGTTCAAAATTTCACGCCAACACCTATGACAGTTTCAACCTGCATGTACTACACAGGAATTGATCCTTTTACAGGAAAGCAAGTTTATGTGCCAAAAGGAGAAGAGAGAACTTTCCAGAGGGCACTGCTTCAACCATATTTACAAAAAAACAAAAGAGAGATAATTAAAGCCCTAACCAATCTTGGGAAGCGGGATTTAATTCAAATACTTTTGGAATAGACACTTAAAACAACGGAACTGTTGTATAATAATCGGGGTTAATATTCAACAGAAAAACCATTAAAACGTCCACTAAATTCAAACCAATTGATAGAAAACTTGTCGATATTAGGTTCCATTGCTTTGTAAACAGCCTCAAGAAAGGACTCTACTTCTTTTTTTTCTCCTTCCGCAATTATTTCTACTCTTCCATCATACAGATTTTTAACATGTCCTGAGATTGAATATTTTGAAGAAATATTTTGAGCGGTAAAACGAAAACCGACACCATGAACTCTACCGGAGTAATATACCTCAGCACACTTTCTCAAAAAAACACCTCAACCCGTACTACAACCCATAAAAATAATCGTACAAGCCAGCACTATGCTCACCAAAAATATAATTAAAAATAAATGTTTTGGATTTTCCATAACTTATGGTTAATGATACCATTTAAGAGAAATTTTGCAACATTTTTATATATCCCAGAAGAATTGAACCCCGACTAGGAAATCGGGGTTCATACCTGGGAAAATTTCCAACACTCTTCTAGAATTCTGTTCGTCTATAAATAATCGGGGTGAAATTTCCGAAATAATCATCCGAAAATAAATTAATGACTCAAACTCAAGCTGTAAAGTTTAGATTCACAAAAGTACCCACGCCACAAACTGGAATAATAAGGTTTACAAGAAAACCTGCGGATAGATTATTTGTTCATATAAATCCATCTTATGATGAGCAAGTTGAACTAACTAGTTTACTTACGACAACAACTTCACCAAAGAATCCTGACAATATTATTGTCCTACCTTCAACCGCAGTGCCGAGACAAGTCTTAGATTTGATGGGCAAAGCAAGCAAAATAAATGAAAAAAAATTTAATGTTTCTCAGAATTATCTTAAAGATTTTACTGCTTTTTGCAAATTCATAGGGTTTACAAGGTTTGTGGGAATTGTCCCTGACATAGAAACAAGCCCCATTGCAAAGCAATACCCCGATGTAGCATTTCCGGTAAATGGGTTAACTATGATGGGAAATGGACAATTGTATGACCCTTCCGCGATTTTTGGAGAGTTTTTTGAGAAGATGAAAGACTCATTAATAATTGTTTCAACCTGTGAGAATGAAGTAGTCTTTGGCGAAAATGGAGGTTGGGAAATAAAAAGCACTCCGTGGCAGGAGACAAATGTCCAACAGCAGGAGCTAACTGACGGCGAATCACAAGAAAGTCTGGAACAAAAAACAATGAAACAATCTGAAAAAATTGCAACTCTATATTTAACAGAAAGAATTATCCATTTAATGTCACATTTAAGAAATAGATCTATAGGAGACAATAAATCTCATAATTTTCTTGAATTCTTTTCGTATGCTTATTTATACAATTTTTTAAACTGTTGTTGGTATATTTTTGAAGAGGATGCTTCCATAAAAACTATTATACAAAAAAGACAATTAAAAATACTTGAGTTAATAGATTTTAATTACAGTCAAATAACTGAAGATGAGAGAAAAGAGATAAAAATACTCAAAAGAGCAAATATAGACTGAAAAAATATTCCTTATTTATTACAACATCATTACTTTTAACCCCGATCATTCATATCTGGGGAAATTTCCAACACTCTACTAGAATTCTGTTCGTCTATGAATAATCGGGGTTAATTTCTTTCAAAATATTTGAGCGTCAGTTTTTTTATAACAGGGAAGTGTTCCTCATGGGTAATTTATTATTGTTTATAAAATATGTTATAATTGAAGCAAAATTTGGAGAAAAAAATGCGAGATAAAATTAAATTAGAAATAGAAGAGTCAATTGAAGTTAAAAAGGCCACATTTGAAAAAATTATCCCAAAAATAGAAGAAGCTGTAAAACTGATAATTACTGCCATAAAAACAGGAAATAAACTTTTGATCTGCGGTAATGGAGGATCTGCTTCTGATTCTCAACACTTTGCGGCGGAATTGATCAGCCGGTTTAAAAAAGAGAGGCGCTCAATCTCTGCGGTAGCTTTGACTACTGATACTTCAATTATTACAGCGATTGGGAATGATTATACTTTTGACAATATTTTTTCAAGGCAGGTTGAAGGCTTAGGGCAAAAGGGTGATATTTTAATCGGAATATCAACCTCAGGAAATTCTAAAAATATCCTAAAAGCGATTGAAACCGCGAAATTAAGAGAATTAAAAACTATCGCTTTGTTAGGTTGCGACGGAGGACTAATTGCAAAAAAGGCAGATCTTTCAATAATTGTACCAAGCAACAACACGCCAAGAGTCCAAGAAGTACATATAACAATAATTCATATAATTTGCGGATTAGTCGAAGAGGAGGTAGGTAAATAGATTATCAGACTGATGTTCTGGCATCCTGATATTCTTTAACTATGTTAGAAAGCCATTTAAAAAAAGAACTGCAAAAAATAAAAGGTAAAAAAGTTTTGGTCTTTGGTGATCTTATGCTTGATGAACATATATGGAGTCACGTTAATCGTATAAGCCCTGAAGCCCCTGTTGTTGTTGCTGACGTTTCCAAGATTACGCATGTCCCCGGAGGATCTGGAAATGTGGCTAACAATATTTTAACTCTTGGGGGAACCCCTATCCTTGTAGGATTAATCGGCAATGACAGTTCAGGAATTAAACTTGTACAAGCTTTAAAAATTTTGGGGATAAATGAAAAATATCTTATAAAAAATTCTGAACGCCCGACAATATTAAAATCTAGGCTTATAGCCTCAGGCCAACAAATTGTTAGAGTTGACAGAGAATTAAAAGAGATTATTTCACATAAACTTTCTAAGAAAATATTGTTGAGAGCAGTTAACCAGATTCGTAAAGTTGATGCTGTAATAATTTCCGATTACGGCAAAGGGTTAACATCTAAAGAAAACTGTCAAGTAATTATAAGGGCAGCTAACAAGTATAAAAAACCTGTCCTTGTAGATCCAAAAGGGACAGATTATAAAAAATATGAAGGGGCTACAATAATAACGCCCAATCTAAAAGAAGCTGAAGCTGCTACCAACATCAAAATAAATAGTGAAAAAGGTTTATTGAAAGCAGGAGAAAAACTGCTGAAAACAATAAACTCCCCTTTTGTTTTAATTACAAGAAGTGAAAAAGGGATGTCTCTTTTTAGAAAAAAAGAAGAGCCCATTCACATCCCGGGAATTCCTCGCCAGGTTTTTGATATTACAGGAGCTGGCGATACCGTAATTGCAATGTTAGCGTTATCTTTTTCGTCAGGTATGAAAATTTCCGATGCCGTGCATTTGGCAAATGACGCGGGATCAATTAAAGTTACAAAAATCGCGACTCAACCGGTTTATTATAAAGAGCTGGAAGATTCTCTAGTAGAAAAAGATCCGGCTTCAAAAAAGATAAAAAACAGAGAAGAGTTAAAAGAGATAGTAAAACAATTAAGATCTTCAGACATGAAAATCGTATTTACGAACGGTTGTTTTGATATTTTACATCTTGGACATGTAAGATATTTAAAAGAGGCAAAAAATTTAGGTGATGTTTTAATTGTCGGGTTAAACAGTGATGCTTCCGTAAAAAAACTAAAAGGGTTTCCCCGTCCTTACCTACCTGAGCACGAAAGGGCTGAGATTTTAGCTTCTTTAGAAAGTGTTGATTATGTGGTGGTGTTTAATGAAAACAGGCCCGATAATTTAATAAAAATAGTAAAACCAGCTTTTCATGTTAAGGGTGGAGATTATAAAATATCCGAACTGCCTGAAAGAGATATTGTCAAAAAGTTTGGCGGGGAAATTATAGTAATTCCGCCTGTTGAAGGCAAGTCGACGACAAATATCGTAGAAAAAATAAAATCAACAGCTGGCAATTAACCCCGATTATGATAATCAGGGTTGATTTCTGTTTTCACCGTAAACAATCGGGGTTAATATTGATTCTTGGGAATAAGGAGAATTTAAAGTGAAAAAGATAATATTTGTTTTTATTGCTATATTAATTGCCTCCACCCAGGTTTTTGCGTGGAGAATATCAAAAGACTTAGAAAAAGAGATAGAAACTAAAAAGATTGCATTAAAAGAAGATGATGCAAATTCACAATTTGATCTTGCAATTACTTATGCTTATTCAAATAAAATAGAAGAAGGTTGGGAATTGCTCAAAAAAGCAGATAAGATAGATCCGTCATTTAAAGAGGCAGGATGGAAAACATATAAAGAAAAAACTCAAAACGACCCTGAAAACTGGAAAATACATTTTCGCTATGCTTTTGCCCTTTATTTTAATGGTAAAAAAGAAGAAGCTATAAAAGAGTTTAAAAAAGTAATAGAACTTGATCCTAAAAATATATGGGCTTACAGTTATATCGGTTTAATCTATGGCGAAATAAATAAAATAGACGAGGCGATACAAAACATAAAAAAAGCGATAGCTATAGATTATGATGTTGCGGCAGTACATCTTTTGCTTTCTCAGGCATATTATAAAAAAGGCGATTCTTGGGGAGGATTTAAGGAAGCGTCTGAAGCTGTAAGACTTAGAGCTTTAGGATATTAAAATAAAGATAAGAACCAATCATGGGTTTTATCTTTTTGAAAAAGATATGGAACTATTAAAAAAAATATCATTTTTTATATTTGTATTGTTTATTCTGCTTTTATTTGTATGGGCATTATATGTTCCTAAAAAGGATGTCACAGATATGATTCAATCAACCTTAGATGAACAGAAAGGTAAGTTAGATCTTTTTTATAAAGGGGTTGCTTTTCAGGAGACGATAAATGGCATTAAATATTGGGAAATAAAAGCTAAGACAAGCAGCATTAACAAAACAACGGGAATCGCTTCTCTTGAAGAAACAGAAGGGACATTTTTCAGGGATAAAAAGCCGACTTTAATGTTTGTTGCGCCATATGCTGTATGGAAAATGAATGAAAGAGAAATAACTCTCATAAACCCGATTGGTTATGACTCAAAATCAAAAAACAGCTCAGTGATCGCCTCTTTGCAAAACAAGAATGGTAATTATTTCCAGTTTCCTTCTTCCAATGACAAAAAGGACAAAGGCTTTATATTTAAGGCCCAAAAACTTGTTTGGAGTATAAAAAACAAAGCTATAGTTTGTGATAAAGGCTTATGGATTAAAAAAGGAGAAATAAGCGGTCACGCGCAAAGATTAAAAGGTGACACCTCTATGGAGAAAATTGAAATATCAGGTAACCCTGTAATAAATATTGTAAACTCTAACATTTCAACAATAGAAGCGGATAAATTTTTAATGGACAGAAATAAAGATCTAATAATAGCTTCTGGAAAAGTAACCTTTAAAATAGATGAAATTAAAGGTTCAACGGGAAAAGCTATTTACAATCAAAAAGAGAAGAATCTTTATTTAATTGATAATGTTATAATTAAATATAAGGATTTTAAAGCGACATCAAACCAGGCTAAGTACAATATATTCGACCAAAAGATTGTTTTAGTTGATAATAGCAAATTAACAAGAGAATTAAGTGAAGTGACTGGCGATTCCATAGTAATTGACATAAAATCTAAAAAAGTCGCAATTTTGGGTAAAAGTAGAGCGATTATTCCGGATAAGGGGTTAGATAAAAAGTGATAACAACAAAGTTTTTGGAAGATTTAAAAACACTGCCAAAACTTGAAGCTATTGTTGAAGGAAATGGTTCTATCTTTGACTTAATAATAATAGGCGGAGGGCCTGCTGGATTAACTGCTGCCTTATATGCCGGGCGTGCAAGGCTAAAGACTCTTCTTATAGAAAGAGCCTTGATCGGAGGGATGGCTTCCACGACTTATAAAATCGAAAATTATCCGGGATTTTCTGAAGGAATAAGTGGAATGGATATAAGCCATAAATTTGAAGAAGGTGTTAGAAACTTGGATATTCCGATCTATTACGGAGAAGTTACAAAAATAACAAAAGATAGATACATAGAAATAGACGGAGAGAAAATACAGGCAAAGGCGATAATAATAGCATCAGGAACAGAGACAAAGAAACTTGGCATTTTAGGCGAGGATAAATTCAGAGGTAGAGGCGTTTCTTATTGCGCAACTTGTGATGGGTCATTCTATAAAGAAAAAAACATCGCCGTTGTAGGCGGAGGAAATTCCGCTATTGAAGAGGCTATATATCTTACAAGGTTTGCCAAAAAGGTAACAATAATTCATAGAAGAGATAAATTAAGAGCAGATAAAATAATAATTGAAAAAGCTTTAAATAACCCAAAAATTTTTGTTTTATGGAATTCTACTATAGAAGAAATTAACGGGGATAAACGTGTTGAAAGCTTAACACTGTTAAACACCCAAACAAATACCCGAACAACTCTTCCGATGGAAGGGTTATTTATATATATAGGACGAATTCCCAATACTAGTTTTGTTGATAATATATTGGATATGTCTAAAAATAGATTTATAAAAGTTGATAATAACATGAGAACTTCAAGCTCCGGAATTTTTGCTTGCGGTGACGTAATCGAAAAATCTTTATATCAAATAGTCACGGCAGCAGGAGATGGAGCTTTAGCCGCCGAGTCTGCCAGAAAATTCATTGAAGATGAATATCTAAATGACAGGGAAAAGACTACTACTATATAAGAATCATGCTGGAAATAATAATCCCAATTCTAATAATGTTTTCCTCAGGGTATATTTTATCTGTCTTTAAAAAAGAAGAGATTAAGATCCTGGCAGATCTGATAATTTACGTAACTGCCCCTGCCCTATTTATAACATCTATAACTTTAAGCAAGTTTGAAGCCGGCGAAATTGCAATTATTTTTTTTACGGCCGCAACAGTAATAATATCCGGAATAGCTTTGGTTTATCTTATAAGAAAGAAAAAGAAATTGCCGTTGGGAATGTACTACCCGATAGCCTTTATGAATACAGGTTTTTTAGGAGTTCCTATTGTTTTGATAAGTTATGGAATTAAAGGTCTTGCTTACGCAGTAATTTACGATGCGACACTTGCCCTCTTTGCTTTCTCTCTAGGTATTTACATAATCTCGGAAAGAAGAGATAAGTGGGAGGTCTTTAAAATACCCTTTATATACACAGCGGCGCTTGGAATTTTATTAAATATTTATAACATTGAAATCCCTTTTCCTGTTTTTAAAGGGCTATCTATGCTTGGGAGTGCAACAATACCCCTCGCCCTCATCATGCTCGGTTATAGGATAGGAAATATAAGGATATCATCACTAAAACTTCCTTTGTTTGGAGCCATACTTCGTGGAGGGATTGGTTTTGTCGTTGCGTTTGTAATAATAAGAATTTTTAATATATCGGGAATACTGGCAAATGTATTGATTATTATGTCTATCCTTCCATCTGCGATAACAAGCATTGTCTTTTGTGAAAAATATGGTTGCAGAGAGGATTGTGATCTTGTCGCATCAACAATCGCAATCAGTATGCTTGCTTCGCTTTTTTATTTACCCATAGCCATGTATCTCCTAAAATGAAAAAAACAAGCAAACTAAAAAACATATTAAAAAGCCTGCAAAAAGTCCTCCTTGCCTACTCTGGAGGTGTTGACAGTACCCTTTTACTTAAGGTTGCGTTAGATACTCTTGGAAAAGAAAATGTTTTGGCAATAATTGCAAAATCTGAAACATACCCAAAATCAGAAGAAAAAGAGGCAGTTGATACTGCGAAAAGGCTTGATACTAATTTTATAGTTATAAAAACTTGCGAGTTTTCCGATAAAAATTTCATCAAAAATTCTAGAAACAGATGCTACTATTGCAAAAAGGAGCTCTTTATAAAGTTAAAAAAGATTGCCGAAAAAGAAAAGATCCCGCATGTAATAGACGGATCAAATAAAGATGATTTACAAGATTACCGACCGGGGGCTGTTGCAAAAAAAGAACTTGGTGTTAGAAGTCCGTTGCAAGAAGCAGGGTTGACCAAAGAGGAGATCAGGCAACTTTCAAAATCCTTGGGACTTGCCACTTGGAACAAGCCCGCATATGCCTGTTTGGCATCTAGAGTTCCATACGGCACCAAAATTACAAAAGAGATTTTAACAAGAATCGACGAGGGAGAAAAATTTTTACGTGGGTTGGGATTGAGACAGGTAAGAGCAAGGGATCATGG is a window encoding:
- a CDS encoding TIGR00268 family protein codes for the protein MKKTSKLKNILKSLQKVLLAYSGGVDSTLLLKVALDTLGKENVLAIIAKSETYPKSEEKEAVDTAKRLDTNFIVIKTCEFSDKNFIKNSRNRCYYCKKELFIKLKKIAEKEKIPHVIDGSNKDDLQDYRPGAVAKKELGVRSPLQEAGLTKEEIRQLSKSLGLATWNKPAYACLASRVPYGTKITKEILTRIDEGEKFLRGLGLRQVRARDHGNIVRIEVGKEDMSQMLDEDLRDDIARKFELMGYTYVAVDLQGYRAGSMNTD